The genomic region TTAAAACGTgacccgggggcacctgggtggctcagtcagttaggtgtctgactttggctcaggtcatgatctctgtgagttcaaaccccaagtcgggctctgtgctgacagcttggagtctggagcccgcttccgattctgtgtctccctctctctctctgcccctcccctgcttgtgctctctcaaaaatacatgttaaaaaaaaaaaaatggtgacctGGAAAAGCAAGGCAGGAACTTGTGATGGAATCGTAACCTTGAGTCCCAATCTAAATGCCCAGACTGTGGGTGTGAACAAGGGTTGtcatactgttaaaatgtctaggCAGCAACTCAAAATGGCTGTTTCTTCAGCGCATTATGTAGCTTGTGCACTTGTTATATGTGCTGATGGCCATCACtactgaaagaaagagaattctctttgctttcattagcagaaaaaaaaaaaaatagctccccATATGTGAAGGCAGATGGGGGTCTGGGTGCTAGGAGATTTGGGTATGCGATTCGTTCCGCTATCGTAGAATTTGGGGAGGGAGAAGCCTTTGTAAATTACAGTCGACCCTTGAGCAACATGGAGGTTAGGGGCACCGACCCCTGCGCCGTTGAAAACCCATGCATGACTTTTGACTACCCCCAAAtctaactactaatagcctactattgatgGAAGTCATATCGATAACATGAATAGTTGATTAATACACATTCTGTAGGTGTATGATACACTGTGTTCTTACAAGAAAGTaagctaaggaaaagaaaatgctattaaaatcataaggaagagaaaatacacttacggTAGTGTACCATATTAATCAAAAAAATCCACacagaagtggacccacacagtccAAACTAGCATTGCTCGGGGTCAAATGTAGTTGTAATCAGCCTTCAGAGCTTGTTCTCCTGACTCTGCTTATGTCATAGGCATGTGTGTTTTGAAGTGTATGTTTCAGGCGGAGCAGCACAGAGTTATTGCAGGACACACGTGGCTACTGGTCTGGAGCGCCAGGATGCTAGCTCCCGGCCAACCCACAAGAAGCAGCTGGCACCTGTGATATTGTAGGGACCTAATACTACCGTAGGACCACTAAAGTCATTTCCTACAGATCCACTAAGACCCAGAGGTGGCTGGGAGTTTTCGATTTCTGCAGGGAGCCCGGAATATGACAGCCCAGCGTCCTGGCCTCGAGGCTGAACAAACTCTGTGTTATCTTTGCTCTAGAGCCCCCTATGCTGCTGCCTGTAGCTTCTCCTGACATCCCTCCAATGCCAACATTGCACCCTCCCTTGGTCTCTTGCTATCCTGCCTCCTCACTCCCTTATCCATCACTCCCGGGAGCACTTCCTTTAAAAATCCCAAGCACGATCTGTATCTCAGGGTCTATTTCTAAGGAACCTCCTCTAAAACAAGTACGGACTGATGAAAATCACTCTAAGCTTGCTCATTCGTTCATCCATTCAGTAATTATGTATTGAGGGGCTGTTATATGGAGACAGTAGGTCAGGTGCTAGGGACACCAGGAAATTCTTGTTCTGCGACAGCACAGGACAAAGAAACCTGAACGGGAGTTAGGAGATAGAGCATCCTGcctcagacacacagacacatgcgtGCTTTATTTATACGTTGTGCGAGAGAATGTAAACGTTGCCATTTTAAACGAGGCCTGGGTGACTTTGATTCTCAGTCTGTGTGAGTACCTGTCCCCAGCGAAAGAAGCTGTTGGCTCCTGCCCTGACCTCGCAGACAAGCTGGGTGGAGAATAAGGAGGGAGCTAAAGTTGCTGAGAAGAAAAGGTGAGGAAAAGCAGAACAAATGCCACAGATAGGCCCCAGACTTGGAAGCAAGACAATGGGAGACAGAAGTGCTGGGTGCAGCAGATACCGGTCACTCAGACTCAGAGGGGGCTCAGACTTCCCTCTGTCAGGGCCCTCTGAGTCCCCAAGCTGCTCCCGACTAGCCAACTCACCTGTACTTGAAGGTAAATAATTTCTGGCAGATGGCGTGTGGGAGTGAAAAGAACGTAGCCATGGTCCAGATGACCGTGACGTAGATGACACCTTTTGTGATTGAGATCCGGGGTTTTAATGGATGCATAATGACCTGGAAAACAAGCAAACTGTGCATCACTGGCTGAAGAAGTCTGGAAGCAGATCAAATCTCAATGACGGAGCTCACGTGCCACAGGTAGGTCCTATTTATAAACAAGCACCCCTTCATTCAGTGTTAAGCCCCTGGGCTGCACCACCCCACAGTCCACCCCCAGAAGCAAAAAGAAGGTATCGTCTGGACTCAGAGACTCCAGATGGCTCAGATGCCTCTTACAGGTCATATGTAGCAGAACCAGAGTGcagtgaggggatggggaaggggtgaAGCAGGAGGTCTGCTCCCATGACACCCACAAGGCCAGCAGAGGAACAAGCCCTCTTGTTCCACCTTGGGATCCGATCTCATTCCGCCATGATTCTAGACCCCTTGGGTTATGGAGGGCTCTGAGAGGATCTGGGGTGACAAGCCTGGAGAGGAGTCTCTATTTGTCATGGGAAGTTGCACTGACATTTATGTGGGGGTTCGCAACACTGTTTACAAAAGCTATTTCTAACTTGTGGGGTCCAGCTTTCCCACCGCTTATAGTAAAGCCTGTGTTACAGGCTTTGAGCTGAAAAGCATTTTGGAATTACTACAGTTGGACAATCCATTCTGCTAAAAGGTTTAAATAAAGATTTGGGAACTCAACGGCATCCTCATGTTAAGATTAGGATCATTATTTCTTGAAAAAGGCATTCTGAGACAGGTGAAtccagggtcagggagagaggtcCTCAAGAGCTGCCATCACCTAAGGATGTCATCCCAGGACACAGTGGACATTCTGGCTGTGTCCTCCCAAATTTTGTCTCCAggttctttcaagattttatgaGAGGAAGTGACTAGGCTTTAGAAGCTGCTCAGCACAGCCCCCTTCTGGATTTTGCCATATTTGCCCCTCAGACTCCCTCGTTGTTCGGGTTGCTGAAGAAAGTGAAAGCCTGGGTCAGAGGCCCCAGACATCGCTCAAAGATTTCACTGCTTTGGGAAAAGGCCCCATGTTGGGGTTTATGTCACAGCAACGTGATCAGTGTTGGCAAGACTTAACCCCCTTGTTCCTCAGACCCACCTTTGGCCCAAGGGGCAACTGTCGGTGAGGCTGTGTTAAGTGGGGGTAAGCATCGGCCAGGTGGAAGTAATCCAGAGTCCCTCTTGTTGAATTAGGGGAGAAGGttaagaaaaggcagaaaacattAGCATGCAGCCTTTTCAGACTTTGCCCAGAGTATCTGCAATATAAATGCCAAAATGATGGAATTTCGGGGCTAAAGAGATCTCAAAGTTTGCCAAATCCAATTCCCTACCAGATAACGAACGTCCTCTAAAACATCTCTATCAAGTGTCATCCAGACCTTGCTTAAAAATGGCTGGGGAAATGAAActcactaccccccccccccccacccccaccccggcagcTTCGTTCTGCTAGAAAATTCTTTCTCCTACTGAGCTGCACCTTTGAGTCTGCATCTTTGAGGCCTCCTCTCCTTTGCACCTCTTGCAGCTACTCAGAAtaaattcttcctctctctgtcctgctggCCCTTATGATATTGGCCACCTTGAGCCTTCTCAGAGTAGGGCGGCCTCATGATCAGGGCAGAGGTATGAAGCCAGACAGACCTCAGTGCTAATCCTGGCCTCATCATTCACCAGGCATGTGATCTCAGGAAGGCTACCCATGCCCTCTTCTGAGCTTCCATTCCTTGATTCGGCATAGACCTAAGTACACAACATGGATTTACTGAGTTAGCACATGCAAGGTGCTTGGCAGGGAGCCATCCTCTTCCCAGATAGAgtcctctttgatttcctttacCACAGCCACCATGTGCCTCTGGTGGGGCAGGGCAGTGGCTGCCTGCTCCTGCCACATGGCACCCTAGCTTGTTTTCCTCCTCAACAACTTGGGCCCTGGGGGCTCCATCCCCCTCGTCTCTGACCTGCAACGATTTGCCAATCTCTTTTCAACTGTGATTTTCGGGTTggcttttctcccccacccccaaacaagCTCGTTAATTTCTGAGACACAAAATATAAGCGATGAGCCTTTGTTAGAACAACAAACTGGGAATAACTTTTTGTAGCACTTAGCACAAACGTTTTAAAGCGCCTAATCTAAGTGCTCATATTAGTCAATAAGAAGACAGATACACTTATTGAAAACTGTGCTAAAATACTGTCTCGAGGGTCCCTGCAGCTCCCCGGAAAGCAAAGCCGGAGGGGGAAGGACCGGGTGTTGGGGGTAGGTGCCCTCACCTGGTGGCGGTCCACAGCAATGGCCGTCAACGTCAGTGCTGAGACGTGCAGAGAGCAGTACTGGGCAAAGCGGCTGACGTGGCACATGCCTTTCCCGAACACCCATGTGCTGTTCACAAAGCGGACCTGGAAACCAGCCCACAGAGGTCAGAAGACAAACAGGGCCTTGACCCTGACACCCCTACCCCCATCCGTGGCCTCTGAGGAGCATCCCTTGGGAGGCATCTTCCGGctcctctcttcttccattctACACTACTAAATTGTGCATCACACGTGACTTTCTCCAGCTTGACTCATTTCCAATCATTCGATTCAACAAAACCTGATCATACTGCCGGGGCCAAGCCTTGTTAGGTGCCAGGAGGGCGTGGGAATACGTGGGCCTTGCAGTTGGACTTCCCACCTCTAACAGTTTGaagctatatgaccttgggcaaggtgtgtataatctctctgaacctcagtttcctcatttgtaaaaaaaaaaaaaaggggggggggcttaaAAACTTCTACATTGTAGGCTTATTACATggattaaggttttaaaaatctataaagggTGGAACACAACGTCTGGCAGATTGGTAGAGAGatattcttagaaataaatagtagctattttTATGGTAATAATAAAATCCATTCTCAGTCCACATGAGTTCAGACTAATGGGGGAGACCCACGTGAAAAATCACAACATAGCGTGTATGCTGTGCTCTCTAATGTTGACTAAGCAGGCCTTACAACTTCATCTGGGAAGGGGCCTGAGGggcctggaggggtgggggtggggcagagcggGAGAACGGCAAGCTGCAGGACAGCGTGGGGCCCTCGGAGCAGCCCTAGGCCTCACCCCACATCATCCATGGCTACTTGCCCACTCAATCAGTGCCTGGGCAGCTCCTGTGAGTGATGCCCAGGCCCAAGAAACATCAAGCACCGATTCTGAACAAGGAGCTTCCGGTCTGGGTAGAGGACCCAGGCACCTCCGGATGCAAGAAAGACAGTATTCAGTGCCCACAGAAGGCCCAGACAGAGGGCTTCGGGGCCGCAGGGTGGGAACGGAGCGGGCTGAGGTAGAGGGGAAAAATGATAGAGAAAGATCTAGAGCAAGTCAGTCCGACAGAAAGATCATGTAGTGGTGGCCAGCAGAGTCACCCGGGGCAAGGCCCTTGGGCTCCACAAGCACCACtgcccccatctgtaaaatgcggCTAATGGTCTTCACATGGTTGTTAGGAAAATCAGAGGAGAGATGACGCGTGTAAAGTAGGTGCGGCAGGGCCTCGAACACTAGTAAATACGCCCTCCACTACCCTCGTTATGACACATGAGGCATCGGAGACGAGCTTTAAGAATACGTGGCATTTGTACTTGTGGCAGTAAGAACAAAGGGCTTGGCGCTGAGTCAGAAATCCCAGGACCTATTTGAGGAAAGAGGAGTGGGATGGTTTGGCTGGAGGGTGAGAGTCGGGAGACACGGATTGTGTCGCTAGGACAGCAGCTTCATTCTCTGTGAGGCTGGCAGGTGGCAGCCACACGGGGCTTCTGAGCAGTCCGGGAACATTACAGAGCTAGAAATCCTTAGTTCCTCCCACATCCAGTACGTTGCAAAGTCAACCGGTGCCCCTCTCATCCCAAAGTCGTGGCCCTCGTCTCTCACCTGGACCTTTACAGCCTCCCAGCTGCTACCCTTGCCCTCCGGTCTTGTCCACTTGTCATTCAGCCTTCACTCTGCTGATGGGATTTTTCTTAACCAAAAATCAGATGACTGTCACCTTCCTGCTTAGAATCATCCTGGCCCTCAGGACAGAGCCAGATGCCTTAGGAGTCTCCAGGCCCATTCACAAGCTGGCCCCAGCCTTCCTCTCTGGCCCACCTGcacttgtccccaccccccaccccctgttccTCTCCATTCCTCCCACCGTGCTTCCTGCCTCCTTGCTGCAGCTACATCAAGCCTCTCAACATTCCCTCAACACACCATGAACTCTGAAGCCCTTTGTTCTCCAGGTCCCTCTGTCTGCACTGAGCGTTCATCTTGACCTGGGAAATTCCTGCTCTTCCAGGCCCTTTGAAATGTCACGTTCTTTGCACAGTCTCCTTTGACCCTCTCATGAGACCCTGGCAGGACAGAATAAATGATTCTCTCCTCCAGGCTCCACAGCACTCCATACGTGTCTCTGCCATGGGAATTGTAAGTACCTGTTTGCTCTTCTCTCAATGACCAGGGCTGGGCTTCATGCTCGCTGTCGTGTGTAAAgtgaacagaaaaggaaaccaggtTGCAAGAATACTGTCACCAACTAGCTGGAAGGCAGGATGCCTTACCTAGTCAATTAGCAATTGATACATCAGCTGTGGCACAAAGCAGCGTcctagggtgggggtggggggggcattgAATGGACTGGATTTCGTGGGTGGGGGGTGACCTAATGATCTCTGCCAACATTTCCAGAAGCTTCGATTTACTGCTTGACTATCAAATAGGCCCACGTGCACTGCCATTAAGTAGGAGTGTGAGGGCTTAGGAGATCCTCCCCCTCAACCCTTTCATTCGCCCTGCTTGCCAGCACCTTGCAAGCTCTGACAGGAATTCAGATTGGGGCAGTTACACGGGTCAGGTTCAAGGCCAGGCCGCTTTGGATTATCTTAGAGGAGTGCTGGGTTCTCAGGACCCTGATCCTCCTCTCTTGCAGGAGATCATCCAAGGCTGGACTTGTCAGGCCCCAGCCACAGCCTAGCCTGGGGTTCATGgtgtctctctcccatcccccagcctctTCTGTGCATACTGCTCTGGGCAGTAGCACAGGGGCCATGCCCCGGGGCCAGTTCTCATCCCGGGTGTCCCAGCCCAACCCTAGCATTGCAGATGGTCAGGATAGAAACCAAGGGGGCAGGGGCAACCAAGGAGAGCCAGAGATACACAATCTCATGCTTCAAGGTAAGAGGCAGTTACCTTGGCAGGGTGGGGCCTCGTATTTGAAAGCCCTTTTGTCCTTGGCTAGAGAATATAAACTGGCAGGAGAGCAGGAAAAATCCATGTTTCAGAATAGTGGAAGCTTAGCATGGTCCAAGAAGCCCTCctcacccaccacccccagcGCTAGGTGGCTTAGTGGACAGACCTCTGACTTGAGTCAGGAAAGTAACTCTCATCGTGGCTCGGCCAATTACTAGCTAAGTGACCCTGGACAAGGGATTGAACCTCtgtgtgccttagtttcctcatctgcaaaatgtaaTATTCTTGTGAGGACAAAGGTAGAACGCAGTTTTAAAATGTGAGGTTTAGAAGGACGTGCATGCAGGTGGATGGATTTGTGGGAGTTCACCCTCTTCTGGCTTGTCTATTATTTCTGGttgcgtgtgtgtatatgtgtgagagagagacagagacagagagcaaggtaCGAACAGATACTGTTTTGGTAGTAACTCAAATAACGGTAAGGTTATTCCACAAGGTGAAAAAATGTAACACTCATGCTGCAGAAACATAAGGGGTAACTGTCAGTAGATTGCTCAGTCATCGCCCTCACGGTCCCAAACCACCCATGAGCACCAGGCTCCCAAGTCACAGAGGGGCAGAAATGACACCACTAACGCTGAGCAGCCAAGGCTTGGGGACGGGAGCCACATCTGCCACGATGGGCACGTGCCCCCGGCCTATTCCTGGGCCCCAAGCCCACCTCATTCCCATGTCTTCCCCAACACACACTGCCTACACAGCCTCACTGTCAAACtacaaaagagaaacacaatttAAATAAGTGGTCTAGGAAAACGCACTGAAGTTTCCATGCACAATTAGCAACTGACATATTGGCTGTGGCACAAAGCAGTCTCCTAGAGTGGGGGTGTGGGAGAGCATTTAATGCACTGGatttcgggggtggggggtgacctAACAATCTCTGCCAACGTTTCCAGAAGCTTCGATTTACTGCTTGACGATCAAATAGGCCCACGTGCACTGGTCATTTGCTCCCGGCTGAGCACACACTCCAGTCATTGACCCCATGGCCCCCAGCTGCATAAGGTAATGAGACAGAGACCGAGAGGGGAAGAGAacgagaaaaggaagaaggacggaagcaagggagggaaaagggagcGTAGAGACCCAGATGGAGGAACAGACAGAACGACAGTCACAGAGAGGGAAAACgatgaagacacaaagaaaacgGAGAGGGACAGAAAGTCTACGAAGTGGAGAGAGTTGAGAGGGGAGctgagagggcagagggggaaggagcTGGAAAGGCGCAGCCAGCCAGCGGGACCCAGGAAGCGCGGACGaagagaggggctggggcagcggggcgggaggggagcgGAGGGCTTGGGGGAAGGAGAGCCGAGCCCGCCACGGCCGGGCGGGCGGGAGCCGGGGCCTCACCAAGGTGAAGGGCGTGTTGAGCAGCGTGATCATGATGTCGGCGACCGCCAGGTTGACGATGAAGAGGCTGGTGGCCGAGTGCATCCGCTGGTTCTTGAAGATGACATGACAGACCAGCACGTTGCCGAAGAGCGAGAAGACGATGATGAAGGAGTAAGCCACGATGAGCAGGGCTTTCACCGTGGGGTTCTGGGACTCGGCCCCGTAGCGCCTCCGGCCCACAAAGTTCTGCCAGTCGGAGAAGGTGTAGTTGCTCCAGAAGAAGTGCGAGGCGTTGGGCACGGCCAGGGCCGCCTCCAGGCCCGGCTCGTCGGCCCGGCCCTCGGGGCGCTCGGCGGCTCGCACCAGCGGGAGCAGGCAGAGCAGCACCCCGCGCGGGCCCATCCCGCAGCAGCCCCAGCGCCGCGCCCGCGCCCACGCCCGCCCGGAGGGGAGCGCGCGGGGCCGCCGGCCGCACTTCGCCGGCGCTGCGCCCACCCGGCAGCGAGCGCGCGGGCGCCTCCGCCTCTCGGGCGGCTCGGGCTCGGGCTTccgctccggctccggctccggctgcGGTGACGCGCGCCCGCTCCGCCCGGCCGGCCGCCTCTGCGGGAACGCAACTCCGCGGGGCTTCCACGGCGCTCTCCCCGGCGCGCGTTCGCCCGCTGGCTTGccggcgcccccccaccccgcccgctcCCACGCCGGGAATGCAACTCCGCCCGGCTTCCGAGCCTGTTTCCCCGCCGCGCGCACTCCGCCCGCTCCCACGCCGGGAGCGAAACTCCGCCCGGTTCGCAGGGCTTTTCCTAAGTCACACTCGCCCCTCCATCCCGCCTCAGCCTAGTTACGGCCAAGGGAGCAGGCGGGCGGGCGGAAGACGCccgcggcgggggggtgggggggggtcggggggggcgCGGCAGGGGGTCAAGCTGGGTCTGCCGGCCCCAGGCTGCTCCCCGTGCAGAGACTCGGGTGCCTTCCACCTGTTTCCG from Panthera uncia isolate 11264 chromosome D1, Puncia_PCG_1.0, whole genome shotgun sequence harbors:
- the GPR83 gene encoding G-protein coupled receptor 83, with the protein product MGPRGVLLCLLPLVRAAERPEGRADEPGLEAALAVPNASHFFWSNYTFSDWQNFVGRRRYGAESQNPTVKALLIVAYSFIIVFSLFGNVLVCHVIFKNQRMHSATSLFIVNLAVADIMITLLNTPFTLVRFVNSTWVFGKGMCHVSRFAQYCSLHVSALTLTAIAVDRHQVIMHPLKPRISITKGVIYVTVIWTMATFFSLPHAICQKLFTFKYSEDVVRSLCLPDFPEPADLFWKYLDLATFILLYILPLLIISVAYARVAKKLWMCNTIGDVTTEQYLALRRKKKKTMKMLMLVVVLFALCWFPLNCYVLLLSSKVIHTNNALYFAFHWFAMSSTCYNPFIYCWLNENFRVELKALLSMCQRLPKPQEERPPSPVPSFRVAWTEKSSGRRAPLANNLLPSSQLQSGKTDLSSVEPIVAVS